Genomic window (Dictyoglomus thermophilum H-6-12):
TTCATAAAACCAAGGGTAAAATATTTTCTTCCAATAATATCCTTTATCCTATTAATACATTCCCTTTTTCTCACTATTTTCTGGGAGCTTTTTATAAGCTTTTTATGAATAGAATTTAATTTTATCTGACCTAAACCTACAAAAGTAAATTTTTCTATAAATCTTCTGTTTTCTAAAACATCGTCAATTTTTACATCTCTCCTATCAAAGAAGTTATAGATATTATCTGGACCTTGATAATAATAAAGATGATAATTGTCTATTAAACAGAAAGAATAATCAAGTATAACTCTATATACAAAATCTGAATCTTCACATACAAGTAAATCTTCATTAAATAATCCAATCTTTTCAATAACATCCCTTTCAATGACTAATGTATTAATATGGGTACAATAAGAACCACCTTTAAGAAAGGATTCTTCGTAGAAATTGTCTCCAAAAAAGATATATTTTCCTTCTATTTTGGGATTAAAAATAGAGATTATTCTTTTTAATCTCGCACGTTCCTCTGGTATTTCTGAATCAAAGACTCTTCTAACTTCTCCATCTTCTTTAACGGTTATCCATAATGCAAAAGAAACTTTTACATCATAATTCTCTAAAACGTCAATGCTTTCTTCTAAATGTAGCTCTGACCACTCATCATCTGAGTCCAAAAAGGCTATATATTTTCCCTTAGAGTTTAATATGCCAAAATTTCTTGCTCCTGCTGGTCCCTTTTTTCTCTCGTTCTTTAAATATCTTATGCGATTATCTATGGAAAGATACTTTTTAACTAAACTCTCAGTGTTATCACTACTTCTATCGTCTACAATTAAAAGCTCCCAATTTTCATAGGTCTGCCTTCTTACAGACTCTATAGCTCGAGGAAGGAGCTTTTCTCTATTATATGTGGGGATGATAATACTGACTTCAGGTTGCATAAGTTATATTAATTTTCTTCTTCCTCCATTCTTGAGCTTTTTCATAATCTCCTATTCTTTCCCAACAATTTATCATATGATCAAAAATAGTTTTTGTTGATGATAAAAAGGTTCCAGATTTTTGTATTTTATATATATTGGCAACCTTAATTTCTTTATAAATAATTGAATTAAGCAAAAAGGGATTATACTTTAAAGCTATCTGAAGATGCCTTATAGCACTGATCGGATCAAATCTTTCTAATAAAGAAGCAAAATTTAAATTTAAATTAGGACTCATGGGATCATACAATAAAGCTTCTTTAGTAAATGACAAAGCTTTATCAAGCTCTTGTCTTTTTAGAGAGATCTCGGCAAGTAAAGTGTAGATCTTATCTTTAATACCTATGTCAAAGGAAAGCAAGTTTTCAACTATAGTTTCAGATTTTTCAATCTCATTCATACTTAAATAAAGTTGAGCAAGGAAAAACTGAGCTAATGGAGAACGATTATGGTCTAATGAAATTGCTAATTTAAATTCCCTTTCTGCTTCGTCTAATCTGTCTAAAGCCCAATATTCAAGTCCTAAATAATAATGTAAGTTATGATCTTGGGGATTTTTAGCTATTTCAGACTCTAAAAGATTTATGTTTCTAAAT
Coding sequences:
- a CDS encoding glycosyltransferase family 2 protein, yielding MQPEVSIIIPTYNREKLLPRAIESVRRQTYENWELLIVDDRSSDNTESLVKKYLSIDNRIRYLKNERKKGPAGARNFGILNSKGKYIAFLDSDDEWSELHLEESIDVLENYDVKVSFALWITVKEDGEVRRVFDSEIPEERARLKRIISIFNPKIEGKYIFFGDNFYEESFLKGGSYCTHINTLVIERDVIEKIGLFNEDLLVCEDSDFVYRVILDYSFCLIDNYHLYYYQGPDNIYNFFDRRDVKIDDVLENRRFIEKFTFVGLGQIKLNSIHKKLIKSSQKIVRKRECINRIKDIIGRKYFTLGFMNHKINKFKAILFVFKSLFYKFNFTRLLFLIKLLFPFIPIKLEEEKIRKDLSLW
- a CDS encoding tetratricopeptide repeat-containing glycosyltransferase family 2 protein, which gives rise to MTSKVGITACILAKNEEKVISNCLKSIVNYVDEIILVDNGSNDKTVEIAKDFGSKIINAESFTFDSARNLYIEAASYPWIFVIDADEVITPEGGLELRKLVREVSDNIMAFYLPHLNYFGEGKWANFLMCRLFRKHPQIKYNDRPIHASVVPSIKALNGAFARGSVLLHHFDLLYCEEKSLSKRFRNINLLESEIAKNPQDHNLHYYLGLEYWALDRLDEAEREFKLAISLDHNRSPLAQFFLAQLYLSMNEIEKSETIVENLLSFDIGIKDKIYTLLAEISLKRQELDKALSFTKEALLYDPMSPNLNLNFASLLERFDPISAIRHLQIALKYNPFLLNSIIYKEIKVANIYKIQKSGTFLSSTKTIFDHMINCWERIGDYEKAQEWRKKKINITYAT